The following are from one region of the Aquirufa lenticrescens genome:
- a CDS encoding nuclear transport factor 2-like protein: MKKIFLLLIASATLFSCSKPAETNADDANLATFKENSKIVKILFDGYSNDDFSQYETLVADSVKFVPPSVNADTINKADNLKGLKMLRSLQAKITYSDLEFLPTVDSVTYKPDGNVRVFAKWTSEGKNGAHIYNNYFAIFQFNSDHKLVFGAEYQDIKGAVDALTAPKK; this comes from the coding sequence ATGAAAAAAATCTTTCTTTTATTGATTGCTTCGGCAACCTTGTTCTCTTGCTCAAAACCAGCGGAAACAAATGCGGATGACGCTAATCTAGCTACTTTTAAAGAAAATAGTAAAATCGTTAAAATCCTGTTTGACGGATATTCTAATGATGATTTTAGTCAATATGAAACTCTGGTAGCGGATTCTGTGAAATTTGTACCTCCTTCTGTTAATGCAGATACGATAAACAAAGCGGATAACCTAAAAGGGCTTAAAATGCTTCGTAGTTTACAAGCCAAAATAACGTACAGTGATCTTGAATTCTTACCTACGGTAGATTCGGTTACTTATAAGCCTGATGGAAACGTTCGTGTTTTTGCAAAATGGACAAGCGAGGGTAAAAATGGAGCTCATATTTACAATAATTATTTTGCAATATTTCAATTTAATTCAGATCACAAATTAGTATTTGGCGCTGAATACCAAGATATTAAGGGTGCTGTAGATGCACTTACTGCACCTAAAAAATAA
- a CDS encoding SOUL family heme-binding protein, with translation MKAFYLVAGIAFVFLMIQSYKVVSSSLKTENQKYRVVRTEAQFEIRFYPSATFAKIYSNGTNYKSVANSGFRKLAGYIFGGNEQKQSIAMTAPVRMEMTDKGSTMSFVMPDKYKESDLPKPNDSSVQIVKSSPQYVASITFGGYADDEKIKEKRDQLLKLIQEKGIEVAGEYTFLGYNAPFQFWSRKNEVIIPIEWKE, from the coding sequence ATGAAAGCTTTTTACCTCGTTGCCGGCATTGCGTTTGTTTTCTTGATGATACAATCCTATAAAGTGGTGAGTAGCAGTCTGAAAACGGAGAACCAAAAATATAGGGTAGTTCGTACAGAAGCTCAATTCGAAATACGGTTTTATCCGTCTGCGACCTTTGCGAAAATTTATAGCAATGGAACGAATTATAAGTCGGTCGCTAATAGTGGATTCAGGAAATTAGCGGGCTATATTTTTGGAGGTAATGAACAGAAACAAAGTATTGCTATGACGGCGCCAGTTCGAATGGAAATGACAGATAAAGGCTCTACTATGAGTTTTGTGATGCCTGATAAATACAAAGAATCGGATTTGCCTAAACCCAATGATTCCAGTGTTCAAATCGTGAAATCAAGTCCGCAATATGTTGCCTCTATCACTTTTGGCGGCTATGCGGATGATGAGAAAATCAAAGAGAAGCGGGATCAATTACTAAAACTAATCCAAGAAAAAGGAATTGAAGTAGCTGGTGAATATACCTTTTTAGGCTACAATGCACCCTTTCAATTTTGGAGTAGGAAGAATGAAGTAATTATTCCGATTGAGTGGAAAGAGTAA
- a CDS encoding proline iminopeptidase-family hydrolase, with amino-acid sequence MRKYLLGLFALFLLNACTSSTSPKEGFIEVEGGKIWYRIDGDGDKTPLLLLHGGPGSSSYYLEPLKELSKDRPVIFIDQLGCGRSTRITDTTLMTIEKNVEQLEQVRKALKLERFYLYGHSWGTMLGMDYYLKYPKGIKALIFASPLFSTKIWTKDADTLIAALPEATQKAIRESDEQKNYTSESYKQAMKVYYKAHLRRGNDTKSRKDTLDRYFGEKVYTFMWGPSEFKATGNLLHYDRLKELATIKVPTLLTAGEFDEARPVSVRYFTSLIPGAQFQVISDAAHVTMGDNPRENNRVLRQFLQKMDK; translated from the coding sequence ATGAGAAAATATCTACTCGGATTATTTGCGCTGTTTTTGTTGAATGCTTGCACATCTTCTACATCTCCTAAGGAAGGTTTTATTGAGGTAGAGGGAGGTAAAATATGGTACCGGATAGATGGAGATGGAGATAAAACGCCATTGCTTTTATTGCATGGGGGGCCTGGTTCCTCGAGTTATTATTTAGAGCCCTTGAAGGAACTAAGTAAGGATAGGCCGGTTATATTTATTGATCAATTGGGCTGTGGTCGTTCTACGCGCATTACGGATACCACTTTGATGACCATTGAGAAAAATGTGGAGCAATTAGAGCAGGTCAGAAAGGCACTCAAGTTAGAACGCTTTTATTTGTATGGACATTCTTGGGGCACCATGTTGGGGATGGATTATTATTTGAAATACCCTAAAGGAATAAAGGCGCTTATTTTTGCGAGTCCTTTATTTAGTACCAAAATTTGGACAAAAGATGCAGATACCTTGATTGCTGCCTTACCTGAAGCAACTCAAAAAGCCATCAGAGAAAGTGATGAGCAAAAAAACTATACATCGGAATCCTATAAACAGGCGATGAAAGTATATTATAAAGCTCATTTAAGACGCGGAAACGATACAAAATCGCGGAAGGATACACTTGATCGGTATTTTGGAGAAAAGGTCTACACCTTTATGTGGGGGCCTAGTGAATTTAAGGCTACGGGAAATTTGCTTCACTATGATCGATTAAAAGAGTTGGCTACCATAAAGGTTCCTACGCTTTTAACAGCTGGGGAATTTGATGAAGCTAGGCCAGTAAGCGTCCGCTATTTTACAAGTTTAATCCCAGGAGCTCAATTTCAAGTCATTTCCGATGCTGCTCATGTAACGATGGGGGATAATCCTAGAGAAAATAATCGCGTTCTGCGTCAGTTTTTACAGAAGATGGATAAATAA
- a CDS encoding 4a-hydroxytetrahydrobiopterin dehydratase: MKSLNKSMTSWKTTNQSLEKTFEFATFEEAMQFMQEATPFISQTDHHPTWSNTYNRVQVTITTHDAGNQVTEKDYTLANYLDELFKR; the protein is encoded by the coding sequence ATGAAATCCCTGAATAAATCCATGACCAGCTGGAAAACAACCAATCAATCCCTTGAGAAAACCTTCGAATTTGCAACCTTCGAAGAGGCGATGCAATTCATGCAGGAAGCCACTCCTTTTATCAGCCAAACGGATCATCATCCCACTTGGTCAAATACTTATAATCGGGTTCAAGTGACCATTACAACACACGATGCAGGTAATCAGGTGACTGAGAAGGACTATACATTAGCGAACTATTTAGACGAATTATTTAAGCGATGA
- a CDS encoding nuclear transport factor 2 family protein has protein sequence MKKVALSILAAAALFACSEAKKEETASSIEHIYKPTYTDNFKIGDQKNVLLAEKFHQDLFAQDYKKAGEILSDTAEFHNEDGTTLKGKAAIIDFMEKGFSQVKFKNYEIVAIIPTVGENGHQWVNIWDKADVETPDGKTQKVIWMDSFRFENGKVVAFEGFVKSLKD, from the coding sequence ATGAAAAAAGTAGCCTTATCTATTTTAGCTGCTGCGGCATTATTTGCGTGTTCTGAAGCGAAAAAAGAAGAAACAGCAAGCTCTATCGAGCACATTTACAAACCTACCTATACTGATAATTTCAAAATAGGGGATCAAAAGAACGTATTATTAGCTGAGAAATTCCACCAAGATCTTTTTGCCCAAGATTATAAGAAGGCTGGTGAAATTTTATCTGATACAGCAGAATTTCACAATGAAGATGGAACGACGCTTAAAGGGAAAGCTGCCATCATTGATTTTATGGAAAAAGGTTTTTCTCAAGTAAAGTTCAAGAATTATGAAATCGTTGCTATTATTCCTACGGTAGGAGAGAATGGTCACCAGTGGGTAAATATTTGGGACAAAGCAGATGTGGAAACACCAGATGGAAAAACTCAAAAAGTAATTTGGATGGATTCCTTTAGATTTGAAAATGGAAAAGTAGTTGCGTTTGAAGGCTTTGTGAAGTCTTTAAAAGACTAA
- a CDS encoding PQQ-dependent dehydrogenase, methanol/ethanol family → MKKAVLLFSAAVLFLGSIAFITKSIPGSPLHIAKVVGAVQDQQIASVDDNTGDWLTYGRNYGEERFSPLGQITKDNVSQLGLAWSLNLGTKRGIEGTPLVVDGIMFLSGPWSVVYAIDTRKGKILWTYDPQVPKGFAEKACCDVVNRGLAMYKGNIFVGTLDGRLVSINAATGKKKWEVLSVSHDRSYTITGAPRVMDGKVIIGNSGAEYGVRGYVTAYDAMTGKKIWRFFTVPGNPANGFEHPEMKEAAKTWNGEWWKYGGGGTAWDAFAYDPKLKLIYVGTGNGSPWNREIRSPGGGDNLYLSSILAIHAETGKLKWHYQTTPGDSWDFTAVQQIILTQLEIKGKKREVLMQAPKNGFFYVLDRNTGELLSAEPYVYVNWASKVDLKTGRPVENPNARYVTSNEQIYPSVFGGHNWQAMAFNPKTNLVYIPARERSSSHGNQQDFVYDKDHWSTGNKSNPANPTNKDSYVVKSLGKLIAWDPVLNKEVWHKTEKTGWNSGVLTTSELVFQGNAEGDFNALDARTGKVLWTKNLGTGIVAPPITYLVDGVQYVTIAVGWGGVVGLSNRSTEQINPGTVYTFAIGKNVAMPVYEKEPKKEYLTLPVEISDEQVAKGASLFGKYCGPCHNLNAGNPGGTIPNLTYSHPDIMGAFHQIVRDGIFLPKGMPKFGGRLNDTDISNIKGYILATAKKNRETK, encoded by the coding sequence ATGAAAAAAGCAGTACTTCTGTTTTCCGCAGCTGTCCTTTTTCTAGGCAGCATCGCATTTATCACGAAATCAATTCCAGGATCACCATTGCACATTGCTAAAGTAGTGGGTGCCGTTCAGGACCAACAAATTGCGAGTGTTGATGACAACACGGGTGATTGGTTGACCTATGGTCGCAATTATGGCGAGGAACGTTTTAGCCCTTTGGGACAAATTACTAAAGATAATGTCAGCCAATTAGGTTTAGCTTGGAGCTTGAATTTAGGTACAAAACGGGGTATTGAAGGAACACCTTTAGTGGTGGACGGTATCATGTTTTTAAGTGGGCCTTGGAGCGTGGTGTATGCTATTGATACGCGAAAAGGTAAAATATTGTGGACCTATGATCCTCAGGTGCCTAAAGGTTTTGCTGAGAAGGCATGCTGCGATGTAGTAAATCGTGGTCTAGCGATGTACAAAGGGAATATTTTTGTAGGAACCTTGGATGGACGTTTGGTGTCCATTAATGCGGCTACAGGTAAAAAGAAATGGGAGGTATTATCTGTTTCGCACGATCGTTCTTATACGATTACAGGAGCGCCCCGCGTGATGGATGGTAAAGTAATTATCGGAAATAGCGGTGCTGAATATGGTGTGAGAGGGTATGTGACGGCATATGATGCGATGACTGGCAAGAAAATTTGGCGATTCTTCACTGTTCCAGGGAATCCTGCGAATGGATTTGAGCATCCCGAGATGAAAGAAGCGGCTAAAACGTGGAATGGTGAATGGTGGAAATACGGTGGTGGTGGAACGGCTTGGGATGCCTTTGCCTATGATCCTAAGTTGAAACTTATTTATGTGGGTACCGGAAATGGATCCCCTTGGAATCGAGAAATCAGAAGCCCAGGCGGTGGAGATAACCTATACCTTTCCTCCATTTTAGCGATTCATGCGGAGACAGGAAAATTGAAATGGCATTACCAAACTACTCCAGGTGATTCATGGGATTTTACAGCGGTACAACAAATCATTTTGACCCAATTAGAAATCAAAGGCAAAAAGCGCGAAGTGTTGATGCAGGCACCTAAAAACGGGTTCTTCTATGTATTGGATCGTAACACAGGGGAGTTATTGTCAGCTGAACCTTATGTGTATGTGAACTGGGCTTCTAAAGTGGATTTGAAAACGGGAAGACCGGTGGAGAATCCGAATGCTCGTTATGTAACAAGTAATGAACAGATTTATCCGAGTGTTTTTGGAGGACACAATTGGCAAGCAATGGCCTTTAATCCGAAAACGAATTTAGTGTATATTCCCGCTAGAGAACGTTCATCATCACATGGTAACCAGCAGGATTTTGTTTATGATAAGGACCATTGGAGCACTGGAAATAAAAGTAATCCGGCTAATCCAACAAACAAGGATTCCTATGTGGTAAAGTCTCTGGGTAAATTAATTGCGTGGGATCCAGTTTTAAACAAAGAAGTTTGGCATAAAACGGAGAAAACCGGTTGGAATTCGGGTGTACTTACAACCTCAGAATTAGTTTTCCAAGGCAATGCAGAAGGCGATTTTAACGCCTTAGATGCCAGGACGGGAAAAGTGCTTTGGACTAAAAACTTGGGTACAGGCATCGTTGCGCCTCCTATTACCTATTTAGTGGATGGAGTTCAATATGTTACCATTGCTGTGGGTTGGGGCGGAGTTGTAGGGCTTTCAAACAGAAGTACGGAACAGATAAATCCAGGGACGGTTTACACGTTTGCTATAGGCAAAAATGTAGCGATGCCCGTATATGAAAAGGAGCCAAAGAAGGAATATTTGACTTTACCTGTTGAAATTTCAGACGAGCAAGTCGCGAAAGGGGCTAGTTTATTTGGGAAATATTGCGGGCCATGTCATAACCTAAATGCAGGTAATCCTGGTGGAACAATCCCTAACTTGACTTATTCTCATCCAGACATCATGGGTGCTTTCCATCAAATCGTGAGAGATGGTATTTTCTTGCCAAAGGGCATGCCGAAGTTTGGCGGAAGACTAAATGACACGGACATTTCGAACATCAAAGGGTATATCCTTGCGACTGCGAAGAAAAATAGAGAGACTAAATAA
- a CDS encoding helix-turn-helix domain-containing protein has translation MFDFVPYLSFLTSGIGVLFICYLLVRFPRIPQVYMLGWIIFSLVFLEFYIYALTSKHIYQMLFILRTPNIIRIFLPVVLYWYVRQMLLPSMNAKVMHYWHFVFPVLLTIGVMPDLFLSAVEKTAILDHYYAQNKYFISTPMGWLPSGFVQPASILFGIVYGVITLFLIWQTKHKMGTSYVHINKQSLIWLNLLSGAITIYFLLQLYQYINLFLNNSFDPPSQLIKCAIGISLFTYFITTPNVQENMDGCILPKEKGTPTIPEIQPDLILAVASDMEAIAFDKKMKTDQAYLSPDFDLAVMAKLVDMPPAKLSKQIKMYYGISFAEYINRLRIHHFLQQRSSFDQYTLETYMYQSGFTNRSTFYVAFKKYVGVNPSFYLKEISQSS, from the coding sequence ATGTTTGATTTCGTGCCCTATTTATCCTTTTTAACGAGTGGTATTGGGGTTTTATTTATTTGTTATTTACTAGTTCGCTTTCCACGAATACCTCAAGTGTATATGTTGGGATGGATCATATTCTCGTTGGTTTTTCTGGAATTTTACATCTATGCGTTAACCTCAAAGCATATTTATCAAATGCTTTTTATTCTAAGGACACCTAATATCATTCGGATTTTCTTACCGGTGGTTCTTTACTGGTATGTACGTCAGATGCTTTTGCCTTCTATGAATGCCAAGGTAATGCACTATTGGCATTTCGTTTTTCCGGTATTACTAACTATCGGAGTGATGCCTGATTTATTTTTATCGGCAGTAGAAAAAACAGCAATTTTAGATCATTATTATGCCCAAAACAAATACTTTATTTCCACTCCTATGGGTTGGCTTCCTTCCGGATTTGTACAACCAGCTTCTATTTTGTTTGGTATTGTTTATGGGGTGATTACTTTGTTTTTGATTTGGCAGACGAAACATAAAATGGGAACATCATATGTGCATATAAATAAGCAATCGTTAATCTGGTTGAATTTATTGAGTGGTGCAATAACTATTTATTTTTTGCTTCAATTGTATCAATACATCAATTTGTTTCTGAATAATTCATTTGATCCGCCCTCTCAATTGATTAAATGCGCCATCGGGATATCGCTTTTTACCTATTTCATTACGACGCCTAATGTGCAGGAAAACATGGACGGTTGTATTTTGCCCAAAGAAAAGGGGACACCTACTATCCCAGAAATACAGCCTGATCTCATTTTAGCCGTGGCGTCAGATATGGAAGCCATCGCATTTGATAAAAAAATGAAAACAGATCAAGCGTATTTATCACCTGATTTTGACCTTGCTGTCATGGCGAAATTAGTGGATATGCCACCGGCAAAATTGTCTAAGCAGATAAAAATGTATTACGGCATTTCCTTTGCAGAATATATCAATCGCTTGCGTATTCATCATTTTCTTCAACAACGTTCGTCTTTTGATCAGTACACATTAGAAACCTATATGTACCAAAGTGGATTCACGAATCGCTCCACTTTCTATGTAGCTTTTAAAAAATACGTGGGGGTGAATCCGAGTTTTTATTTGAAGGAAATAAGCCAATCGAGCTAA
- a CDS encoding glycosyltransferase family 2 protein — protein MTTFASVKAYIGGTYKQIMPKNVKISVLMAVYNTDFQLTKRAIDSVLQQDFQDFELIIIDDGSTENDRKALLEYVEAYEEKIVYIRHRNRGQAESINRGVLNSVGEFITILDSDDEYKPYHLSTCLKEIENVDLICSTAETVVDTVEDYYVPDKNDLSKPIHLDDAVLFGTLFGHQKVFKSIDFKGGFAADSAFYERAEIEFKTKKVFQRSYIYYRNNPNSTCALLKQELLLNAN, from the coding sequence TTGACTACATTTGCCTCCGTTAAAGCCTATATTGGTGGAACTTATAAGCAGATAATGCCTAAGAATGTTAAGATATCGGTATTGATGGCCGTCTATAATACGGACTTTCAATTAACCAAAAGAGCCATTGATTCTGTTTTACAGCAAGATTTTCAGGATTTCGAGTTGATCATCATTGATGATGGCAGTACGGAAAATGACCGTAAGGCATTGCTTGAATATGTGGAAGCCTACGAGGAGAAAATCGTGTACATCAGGCACCGCAATCGCGGACAGGCTGAATCCATTAATCGCGGTGTGTTAAATAGTGTGGGGGAATTTATCACCATTTTAGATAGTGATGATGAGTACAAGCCCTATCATTTGAGCACCTGTTTGAAAGAGATTGAAAATGTCGATTTGATCTGTTCTACCGCAGAAACCGTGGTGGACACGGTGGAAGATTATTATGTTCCGGATAAAAACGACCTGAGTAAACCGATACATTTGGATGATGCGGTTCTTTTTGGGACCTTATTTGGCCATCAAAAAGTGTTCAAAAGCATCGACTTCAAGGGTGGTTTTGCAGCAGATTCAGCCTTCTATGAACGTGCTGAGATCGAATTTAAAACGAAGAAGGTATTCCAAAGATCTTACATCTATTACCGCAATAATCCGAACTCCACCTGCGCCTTATTGAAGCAAGAACTCCTGTTGAACGCGAATTAA
- a CDS encoding alpha/beta fold hydrolase yields MLKKLIGFLLFISSFHAIAQEGYFLKSKDQTDIFIEEKGTGTPVIILSGGPGLNPGYVYPIHEQLSKQFRSIILHQRGTGKTVMAKIDSTTLSLEKYIEDLEALRNHLHVKKLILIGQSWGGMLSMEYCSRFPDKVEKLVLVGSGSPSLNFINYFSDNIQMRLRPEDLTEKAGLKRIWTGYFFDRESALASKAAIDFTKVNGQPGINSIMVDDYAAKESQRLVNLKKYKGPAIVIQGYQDPVGFAAFEIKSAIPQAELLFVKQSGHFPWLEKETTQKQFFEYLNKALK; encoded by the coding sequence ATGTTAAAAAAACTAATCGGATTTCTGCTCTTTATTTCCTCTTTTCATGCCATTGCGCAAGAGGGGTATTTTCTCAAAAGTAAAGATCAGACGGATATTTTTATTGAAGAAAAGGGTACGGGAACACCTGTAATTATATTATCAGGTGGTCCTGGTTTAAATCCTGGATATGTTTATCCCATTCATGAGCAATTAAGCAAGCAATTTAGATCTATCATTTTGCATCAAAGAGGTACGGGTAAAACGGTGATGGCCAAAATTGATTCAACCACGCTCTCTTTGGAAAAATACATCGAGGATTTAGAAGCGCTTCGGAATCATTTACACGTGAAAAAGCTCATCTTAATTGGGCAATCTTGGGGAGGTATGCTATCGATGGAATATTGCTCTCGTTTTCCTGATAAAGTAGAGAAATTAGTATTAGTTGGATCAGGAAGTCCCAGCTTGAATTTTATCAATTATTTTTCAGATAATATTCAAATGCGACTTCGCCCAGAAGATTTAACTGAAAAGGCTGGATTAAAACGTATTTGGACAGGCTATTTTTTTGATCGTGAGTCGGCATTGGCCTCTAAAGCTGCAATTGATTTTACGAAAGTAAACGGTCAGCCTGGAATCAATTCAATTATGGTAGACGATTATGCGGCCAAAGAATCACAACGGTTAGTTAATCTGAAGAAGTACAAAGGCCCAGCCATTGTTATTCAAGGCTATCAAGATCCAGTTGGATTTGCCGCTTTTGAAATAAAATCAGCCATTCCTCAGGCAGAGCTTTTGTTCGTAAAGCAAAGCGGTCACTTCCCTTGGCTTGAAAAGGAAACTACTCAGAAACAGTTTTTTGAATATTTGAATAAAGCGTTAAAATAA
- a CDS encoding dipeptidase: protein MKHLLLLLLLSFSAFAQDIHFKSILVDTHNDCLTACIEKKVSLDQDLTGINHSDLARFKKGGVDYQLFSIWCDGEKVNPYAWAMREMDSLYAVAARNPDKVVIAKSWKDIQRALKEQKLVAQFGVEGGHMIDSDLQKLETFYNRGVRYMTLTWNNSPGWASSHADEKNPDYKGPKGLTDFGKTVVKKMNQLGMIVDVSHVGETTFWDVIKTTTKPIIASHSNAYSICPVSRNLKDDQIIAIGKNGGVIHLNFFSGFVDVDFFKKDAAFRKNHAAEIDSLIKSGMQTEYAFTAISDKYPLESDAIKPDLEQLMKHFDHIVKLIGVDHVGLGSDFDGINSAPKQLKTVLDYPLFTQALIARGYSNKDISKVLGGNFLRVYLANN from the coding sequence ATGAAACACCTTTTACTCCTACTCCTCCTATCCTTCTCCGCCTTCGCCCAAGACATCCATTTTAAATCCATTTTAGTCGACACGCACAATGACTGCTTAACAGCTTGTATCGAGAAGAAAGTGTCACTTGATCAGGATTTGACGGGGATTAATCACTCAGATTTAGCGCGATTTAAAAAGGGCGGGGTGGATTACCAATTGTTTTCGATTTGGTGTGATGGGGAGAAAGTGAATCCGTATGCGTGGGCGATGCGGGAGATGGATAGTTTGTATGCGGTGGCAGCGAGAAATCCAGATAAGGTGGTGATTGCCAAATCCTGGAAAGACATCCAGCGCGCCTTAAAAGAGCAAAAATTAGTAGCGCAATTCGGGGTTGAGGGTGGCCACATGATTGATAGTGATCTACAGAAATTAGAGACCTTTTATAATCGCGGAGTGCGGTATATGACATTGACTTGGAACAATTCACCAGGCTGGGCTAGTTCGCATGCGGATGAGAAGAATCCGGATTACAAGGGTCCTAAAGGCTTGACGGATTTTGGCAAAACGGTGGTTAAAAAAATGAACCAGCTGGGTATGATTGTCGACGTGTCACATGTAGGGGAAACGACGTTTTGGGATGTGATTAAAACGACGACAAAACCAATTATTGCTTCACACAGCAATGCTTACAGTATTTGCCCTGTGTCTAGAAATCTAAAAGATGATCAGATTATCGCTATCGGTAAGAATGGCGGAGTGATCCATCTAAACTTCTTTTCTGGATTTGTGGATGTAGATTTCTTCAAAAAAGATGCCGCTTTCCGTAAAAACCATGCCGCTGAAATCGACTCCTTAATCAAGTCAGGAATGCAAACGGAATATGCTTTCACTGCTATATCTGACAAATACCCACTTGAAAGCGATGCCATCAAGCCTGATCTAGAACAATTGATGAAGCATTTCGACCACATCGTGAAACTAATCGGAGTAGATCACGTGGGTTTGGGCTCTGATTTTGACGGGATTAATTCTGCACCGAAGCAATTGAAAACAGTGTTAGATTACCCACTTTTCACTCAGGCATTAATCGCTAGAGGATATTCAAACAAGGATATCAGCAAGGTTTTAGGGGGTAATTTCTTACGTGTTTATTTGGCAAATAACTAG
- a CDS encoding 3-keto-disaccharide hydrolase encodes MKTFVIAALCCLAFLSDAKPKKEKWIQLFNGKNLKNWTVKIHHHEVGDNYGNTFRAEDGMIKVRYDQYDHFNERYGHLYFNKPFSNYILRLQYRFTGLWRNDAPIYTERNSGVMFHSQDPRTMPKEQDWPISVEMQFLGMLADGKPRPTGNMCSPGTDVVYQGRIDPRHCINSSSETYENERWITAELIVRGDSLVTHKINGKTVLEYSQPQIGGGVANRYNPALKLDGQLLKSGFIALQSEGQEIDFRNIEILDLSKQ; translated from the coding sequence ATGAAAACGTTCGTAATTGCCGCACTTTGTTGTTTAGCATTCCTTTCAGATGCAAAGCCCAAAAAAGAAAAATGGATTCAACTGTTTAATGGCAAAAACCTAAAGAACTGGACAGTCAAAATCCACCACCATGAAGTGGGCGATAATTACGGCAATACATTCCGGGCAGAGGACGGGATGATTAAAGTGCGTTACGATCAATATGATCATTTCAATGAACGCTACGGGCACCTATATTTCAACAAACCATTCTCGAATTACATCCTTCGATTGCAATACCGATTTACGGGGCTTTGGCGAAATGATGCGCCTATCTATACAGAGAGAAATTCCGGTGTGATGTTTCATTCGCAAGACCCTCGCACTATGCCAAAAGAACAAGATTGGCCTATCTCGGTGGAAATGCAATTCTTAGGCATGTTAGCAGATGGAAAACCCAGACCCACGGGAAATATGTGTTCGCCGGGAACAGACGTCGTCTATCAGGGTAGAATCGATCCACGTCATTGCATCAATTCAAGCTCTGAAACGTATGAAAACGAACGCTGGATTACAGCTGAATTAATTGTTCGCGGCGATTCTTTGGTCACCCATAAAATCAATGGAAAAACAGTATTAGAATATAGCCAACCTCAGATAGGTGGTGGGGTAGCCAATCGCTATAACCCCGCACTTAAGTTAGATGGACAATTATTAAAAAGTGGTTTCATTGCACTCCAAAGCGAGGGTCAGGAAATTGACTTTAGGAATATTGAGATTCTCGATTTGTCTAAACAATAA
- a CDS encoding nuclear transport factor 2 family protein gives MKKILLVALLVSSSVLVFGQSSPKKVDEATTLAVFQHHSKALGENNLDEIMADYTEESVVITPDGTFSGLAEIRKAFVELVKAFPTKGSTFNVIKTAVKNDLFYIVWSAKTPVVEFNYATDTFIIQGGKILRQTFAGK, from the coding sequence ATGAAAAAGATCTTATTAGTTGCCCTTTTAGTAAGTAGTTCGGTGCTTGTTTTTGGACAAAGCAGCCCTAAAAAAGTGGATGAAGCTACAACTCTAGCTGTATTTCAGCACCACAGTAAAGCGCTAGGAGAAAATAACCTAGATGAAATTATGGCTGACTATACCGAGGAATCTGTTGTCATTACGCCTGATGGTACTTTCAGTGGATTAGCTGAAATTAGAAAAGCCTTTGTGGAATTAGTAAAAGCTTTCCCCACGAAGGGATCTACTTTTAATGTGATTAAAACTGCTGTAAAAAATGATTTATTCTATATCGTTTGGTCAGCAAAAACACCTGTGGTAGAATTCAACTATGCAACGGATACGTTTATCATTCAAGGGGGTAAAATCTTGCGCCAAACTTTTGCAGGCAAATAG
- a CDS encoding addiction module antidote protein, translating into METSKFDIADYLDSNEMVTEYLNAVLAEGNESDFIVAIGNVAKSIGMSKIASETGLSRPSLYKALSDGSKPQFETIMKVLRAIGYRIQINPVVEVGYSNRIDKTQYNKEIDAAVARMDAGDFISHEEALGELA; encoded by the coding sequence ATGGAAACTTCGAAATTTGATATAGCAGACTATTTAGATAGTAATGAAATGGTTACGGAATATCTCAATGCCGTATTAGCTGAAGGGAATGAATCAGACTTTATTGTAGCAATTGGAAATGTTGCAAAATCGATAGGAATGTCAAAAATCGCTAGCGAAACAGGTTTAAGCAGACCTAGTCTATATAAAGCACTTTCCGATGGATCTAAGCCTCAATTTGAGACGATTATGAAAGTATTAAGGGCGATTGGCTATCGAATTCAAATTAATCCTGTCGTTGAGGTAGGTTACTCTAATCGAATTGATAAAACTCAATACAATAAAGAAATTGATGCAGCTGTCGCAAGAATGGATGCAGGTGATTTTATTTCGCATGAAGAAGCTTTAGGAGAATTAGCCTAG